A DNA window from Myxocyprinus asiaticus isolate MX2 ecotype Aquarium Trade chromosome 15, UBuf_Myxa_2, whole genome shotgun sequence contains the following coding sequences:
- the sbk3 gene encoding uncharacterized serine/threonine-protein kinase SBK3, with protein MTAAAQELDELCYLTAQSITSLVTSEHFKLIKKLGEGSYGRVMLAVHKKRGTPMALKFFPRRSTTLHAFLREYNLSLSCCTHPSLTRALGIFFSTPVHYVFAQEAGLYGDLYDVIVSEERVSEECAQRVMSQLSGAVSHLHSLGFVHRDIKPENVFLCDRVCRWVKLGDFGLARAQGTQVRAVWYNSPFCVPEVEGAKRVSETEEEEDIWMSVEPSLDTWALGILIYCLLTGCFPWEESTSKDPSYCKYRDWFNRTSEREERARGQNVLREGENFEKQAEDIMSLVEKGNSEEAELELPAHFDTLSSLVLTLLRQLLHPLPWLRPGPDEILSYLGGPWLLKTEKEEMMREWEAQEEEKKLRERRGVEGEKERLGRRER; from the exons ATGACT GCTGCAGCTCAAGAACTAGATGAACTGTGCTACCTCACAGCCCAGTCAATTACATCATTGGTGACATCAGAACACTTCAAACTAATAAAGAAGCTGGGTGAGGGATCATACGGCAGGGTGATGCTGGCTGTGCATAAAAAGAGAG GTACCCCAATGGCTCTGAAGTTCTTCCCTCGCCGCTCCACAACTCTCCACGCCTTCCTGCGGGAATACAATCTCTCCCTCTCTTGTTGCACACACCCCTCTCTGACGCGGGCCTTGGGTATCTTCTTCTCCACGCCTGTTCACTATGTCTTCGCCCAGGAGGCTGGTCTCTATGGCGACCTGTATGATGTAATCGTGTCAGAG GAGAGGGTGAGCGAGGAGTGTGCCCAACGTGTGATGTCCCAGTTGAGTGGTGCTGTGTCACACCTCCATTCTCTGGGCTTTGTGCACCGTGATATCAAACCAGAGAACGTGTTCTTGTGTGACCGTGTTTGTCGCTGGGTCAAACTGGGCGACTTTGGTTTGGCAAGGGCTCAGGGGACTCAGGTCCGTGCTGTGTGGTACAACTCCCCTTTCTGTGTGCCCGAGGTGGAAGGTGCCAAAAGAGTGAGTGAGACAGAGGAGGAAGAAGATATATGGATGTCTGTGGAGCCCAGTTTGGATACTTGGGCCTTGGGGATCCTTATATACTGCCTACTGACTGGCTGCTTCCCCTGGGAAGAGAGCACTTCTAAAGACCCATCCTACTGCAAGTACAGAGACTGGTTCAATCGAACAAGTGAGCGAGAGGAGAGGGCCAGGGGACAGAATGTACTGAGGGAGGGAGAGAATTTTGAGAAGCAAGCAGAGGACATCATGAGTCTGGTGGAGAAAGGAAACAGTGAGGAGGCTGAATTAGAGTTGCCCGCTCATTTTGATACTTTAAGCTCTCTAGTCCTCACCCTGCTGAGGCAGCTGCTGCACCCACTCCCCTGGCTCCGTCCTGGGCCTGATGAGATCCTGTCTTACCTCGGGGGACCTTGGTTACTGAAAACAGAGAAAGAGGAGATGATGAGGGAGTGGGAAGCgcaagaggaggagaagaagTTGCGAGAGAGAAGAGGGGTGgaaggagaaaaagaaagattGGGAAGGAGGGAGAGATAA